In Kineococcus sp. NBC_00420, a single genomic region encodes these proteins:
- a CDS encoding cystathionine beta-synthase, translating into MRYAETVVDLVGGTPLVKLNRVTEGLACTVLAKVEYLNPGGSVKDRIATRMIDAAEAEGLLKPGGTIVEPTSGNTGVGLALVAQQRGYQCVFVCPDKVSVDKRNVLKAYGAEVVVCPTAVPPEDPQSYYSVSDRLVREIEGAWKPDQYSNVQGPRSHYETTGPEVWADTDGRITHFVAGVGTGGTITGTGRYLKEQGDVKVIGADPEGSVYSGGTGRPYLVEGVGEDFWPTAYDPSIPDQIIAVSDGDSFAMTRRLAREEGLLVGGSCGMAVVAALRAAKDLGPDDVVVVLLPDSGRGYLGKIFNDDWMSSYGFLDSGSSGTVGGVLRAKSAGLPALVHTHPTETVHDVIEIMREYGVSQLPVVGAEPPVMAGEIAGAVNERELLDALFTGKAKMSDAVSAHMGPALPLVGAGQSVEDARAVFSSADAAVVVEDGKPVGVITRHDLLAYLAISH; encoded by the coding sequence ATGCGCTATGCCGAGACCGTCGTCGACCTCGTGGGCGGTACCCCGCTGGTCAAGCTCAACCGCGTCACCGAGGGCCTGGCCTGCACGGTGCTCGCGAAGGTGGAGTACCTCAACCCCGGTGGCTCCGTGAAGGACCGCATCGCGACCCGCATGATCGACGCCGCCGAGGCCGAGGGGCTGCTGAAGCCGGGCGGGACGATCGTCGAACCCACGAGCGGCAACACGGGGGTCGGGCTGGCGCTCGTCGCGCAGCAGCGCGGCTACCAGTGCGTCTTCGTCTGCCCGGACAAGGTCAGCGTCGACAAGCGCAACGTCCTCAAGGCCTACGGGGCCGAGGTCGTCGTCTGCCCGACGGCCGTCCCGCCGGAGGACCCGCAGTCCTACTACTCCGTCTCCGACCGCCTGGTCCGTGAGATCGAGGGCGCCTGGAAGCCGGACCAGTACAGCAACGTCCAGGGCCCGCGCAGCCACTACGAGACGACCGGTCCCGAGGTCTGGGCCGACACCGACGGCAGGATCACGCACTTCGTCGCCGGGGTCGGCACCGGGGGGACCATCACCGGCACCGGGCGCTACCTCAAGGAACAGGGCGACGTGAAGGTCATCGGCGCCGACCCGGAGGGTTCGGTCTACTCCGGTGGCACCGGCCGCCCCTACCTCGTCGAAGGCGTGGGCGAGGACTTCTGGCCCACGGCCTACGACCCCTCGATCCCCGACCAGATCATCGCCGTCTCCGACGGGGACTCCTTCGCGATGACCCGTCGCCTGGCCCGCGAGGAGGGGCTCCTCGTCGGGGGCTCCTGCGGGATGGCCGTCGTCGCGGCGCTGCGCGCGGCGAAGGACCTCGGCCCCGACGACGTCGTCGTGGTGCTGCTGCCCGACAGCGGCCGCGGCTACCTGGGGAAGATCTTCAACGACGACTGGATGTCGTCCTACGGGTTCCTCGACTCCGGCTCCAGCGGGACCGTCGGCGGGGTGCTGCGTGCCAAGTCGGCCGGGCTGCCCGCGCTGGTGCACACGCACCCGACGGAGACCGTCCACGACGTCATCGAGATCATGCGCGAGTACGGCGTCTCGCAGCTGCCCGTCGTCGGGGCGGAACCGCCGGTCATGGCGGGGGAGATCGCCGGCGCGGTGAACGAGCGGGAGCTGCTCGACGCCCTGTTCACCGGCAAGGCGAAGATGTCCGACGCCGTCAGCGCGCACATGGGCCCGGCCCTGCCGCTGGTCGGTGCGGGGCAGTCGGTCGAGGACGCCCGCGCGGTGTTCTCGAGCGCGGACGCGGCCGTCGTGGTGGAGGACGGGAAGCCCGTGGGCGTCATCACGCGCCACGACCTCCTGGCCTACCTCGCCATCTCGCACTGA
- a CDS encoding MmcQ/YjbR family DNA-binding protein codes for MVTSDTLRGWALELPEAVEEETWGAATFRVRTKIFVILRAEDGVASVKASKPDQAELIAGDAETYRVASHVGRFGWVEVTLASADPTELHSVVLEAWRRTAPRRLQSALPDELRELLPTPPG; via the coding sequence GTGGTGACGAGCGACACCCTGCGCGGCTGGGCTTTGGAGCTGCCCGAGGCCGTCGAGGAGGAGACGTGGGGCGCGGCGACGTTCCGGGTGCGGACGAAGATCTTCGTCATCCTCCGCGCCGAGGACGGCGTCGCCTCCGTCAAGGCCTCGAAACCCGACCAGGCCGAGCTCATCGCCGGTGACGCGGAGACCTACCGGGTCGCCTCGCACGTCGGCCGCTTCGGCTGGGTGGAGGTGACGCTGGCGAGCGCGGACCCGACCGAGCTGCACTCCGTCGTGCTGGAGGCCTGGCGCCGCACCGCGCCGCGGCGCCTGCAGAGCGCGCTCCCCGACGAGCTGAGGGAGTTGCTGCCGACCCCTCCCGGCTGA
- a CDS encoding ABC transporter permease: protein MGFFAAISEAWSEIRVNRTRVVLSLVGVFLAVFAMTTITAVGNMARQMVGETTERSSGRPATLRVDAYSNGTNSADGVQTVETALRETAVRHEVGWWGLASYQYGSGGQLTVRFPAGTQLVTATTVDPSYGTMHRVITSEGRWFSAGDDDAFSPRLVVNQAFADQLGGFDPANPLTVVLGGDTPVTATVVGISSSASYDATTPGAYVLNADAQRWNLLGDPANSSPPGLELWVPNADADALVSALQTEVQASLPGYSVSVQRQDAGDELNILDTILAYGVRGVGIFALLLGGIGVLNVGLVTVRQRIREIGVRRSFGATGSRVFFAVLFESVAATFVAGFLAVMLSIILISNFPLQSVLPAGVTLEDVPPFPLEAAVEGLVAATAVGALAGLVPATMAVRAKVIDAIRY, encoded by the coding sequence ATGGGCTTCTTCGCGGCGATCTCCGAGGCCTGGAGCGAGATCCGCGTCAACCGGACCCGCGTCGTGCTGTCCCTGGTCGGGGTGTTCCTCGCGGTGTTCGCGATGACCACGATCACGGCCGTCGGCAACATGGCCCGCCAGATGGTGGGTGAGACCACCGAACGCTCCAGCGGTCGCCCGGCCACCCTCCGGGTCGACGCCTACAGCAACGGCACGAACTCCGCCGACGGTGTGCAGACGGTGGAGACCGCCCTGCGCGAGACGGCCGTGCGGCACGAGGTCGGCTGGTGGGGCCTGGCGTCCTACCAGTACGGCAGCGGCGGGCAGCTCACCGTCCGCTTCCCCGCCGGGACGCAGCTCGTCACGGCCACGACGGTCGACCCGAGCTACGGCACGATGCACCGGGTCATCACCTCCGAGGGCCGCTGGTTCTCCGCGGGCGACGACGACGCGTTCTCGCCCCGCCTCGTCGTGAACCAGGCCTTCGCCGACCAGCTCGGAGGTTTCGACCCCGCGAACCCGTTGACCGTCGTCCTCGGCGGCGACACCCCCGTCACCGCCACCGTCGTCGGGATCTCGTCGTCCGCGAGCTACGACGCGACGACCCCGGGCGCCTACGTCCTCAACGCCGACGCGCAGCGCTGGAACCTGCTGGGCGACCCGGCGAACTCCTCCCCCCCGGGTCTGGAGCTGTGGGTCCCGAACGCCGACGCGGACGCCCTCGTCTCCGCCCTGCAGACCGAGGTCCAGGCCAGCCTGCCGGGGTACTCCGTCTCGGTGCAGCGCCAGGACGCCGGCGACGAGCTGAACATCCTCGACACGATCCTCGCCTACGGGGTCCGCGGCGTCGGGATCTTCGCGCTGCTGCTCGGCGGGATCGGGGTGCTGAACGTCGGCCTCGTGACCGTGCGTCAGCGCATCCGCGAGATCGGGGTGCGGCGCAGCTTCGGGGCGACGGGGAGCCGGGTGTTCTTCGCCGTGCTCTTCGAGTCCGTCGCGGCCACGTTCGTGGCGGGATTCCTCGCGGTGATGCTCTCGATCATCCTGATCTCGAACTTCCCGCTGCAGTCCGTGCTGCCGGCGGGGGTGACCCTGGAGGACGTTCCGCCGTTCCCGCTGGAGGCGGCCGTGGAGGGCCTGGTCGCCGCGACCGCCGTCGGCGCCCTCGCCGGCCTCGTCCCCGCCACGATGGCCGTGCGCGCCAAGGTCATCGACGCGATCCGCTACTGA
- a CDS encoding Ppx/GppA phosphatase family protein → MSRRVAAIDCGTNSLRLLIADIAEQGSSVELERTMEVVRLGQGVDRTGAFAPEALQRTFSAVDRAAALIARHRPGAIRFVATSASRDVSNRDEFFAGIHARLGVEPDVVTGDEEAALSFAGATRELGDDGAPFLVVDLGGGSTELVLGARDVEAARSLDIGSVRMTERHLHDDPASPGQIAAARADVDAALAACDVPLARARTLVGVAGSITTITAAAMELAEYVPGVLHGVRLPLDQVRAACDRLLHATRAERAAMPFVHPGRVDVIGAGALVWRTVLDRVEAEAGITEVVTSEHDILDGIAVALAGP, encoded by the coding sequence GTGAGCCGCCGCGTCGCCGCGATCGACTGCGGGACGAACTCGTTGCGCCTGCTCATCGCGGACATCGCCGAGCAGGGGTCCAGCGTGGAGCTCGAGCGCACGATGGAGGTCGTCCGCCTCGGCCAGGGCGTCGACCGGACCGGCGCGTTCGCCCCGGAAGCGTTGCAGCGCACGTTCTCCGCCGTCGACCGCGCCGCGGCGCTGATCGCGCGGCACCGGCCGGGGGCGATCCGCTTCGTCGCGACGTCCGCGTCGAGGGACGTCTCCAACCGCGACGAGTTCTTCGCCGGGATCCACGCCCGCCTGGGTGTCGAGCCCGACGTCGTCACCGGGGACGAGGAGGCCGCGCTGAGCTTCGCCGGGGCCACCCGTGAACTCGGCGACGACGGCGCTCCCTTCCTCGTCGTCGACCTCGGCGGGGGGTCGACGGAACTCGTCCTCGGGGCCCGTGACGTCGAGGCGGCCCGCTCGCTCGACATCGGCTCGGTCCGGATGACCGAGCGGCACCTGCACGACGACCCGGCCTCGCCCGGGCAGATCGCCGCGGCCCGCGCGGACGTCGACGCGGCCCTCGCCGCCTGCGACGTCCCGCTGGCCCGGGCCCGCACCCTCGTCGGCGTGGCCGGCTCGATCACCACGATCACCGCCGCCGCGATGGAGCTCGCCGAGTACGTTCCCGGTGTCCTGCACGGGGTCCGGCTCCCGCTCGACCAGGTCCGTGCGGCCTGCGACCGGCTGCTGCACGCGACCCGCGCCGAACGCGCCGCGATGCCCTTCGTCCACCCCGGTCGCGTCGACGTCATCGGCGCCGGCGCGCTGGTCTGGCGCACGGTCCTCGACCGTGTCGAGGCCGAGGCCGGGATCACCGAGGTCGTCACCTCCGAGCACGACATCCTCGACGGGATCGCCGTCGCCCTCGCAGGCCCCTAG
- a CDS encoding NAD(P)/FAD-dependent oxidoreductase, whose product MHSVPKSPTRVLVVGGGYVGLNATLRLLHRLRPGEAEITLVDPRGYMTYHPFLPEAAAGSIDARNVVVSLRRTLSHVGGGAEVVAADVVKIAHGDRTARIRCADGAERDLDYDVLVMAPGSVSRTLPIPGLAEQAIGFKTVEEAVHLRNRVLAQLDLAEASTEADGRRRALTFVFVGGGYAGIEAIAELEDMARYATRLHRTIRPADLRFVLVEATDRILPEVGSRLGRYAVDVLRSRGIDVALGTTMTSCVDGRVVLSDGRELDAATIVWTAGVKAHPLLEATDLPLDERRRLVVDADLRVRGVEGAWGAGDSCAVPDLTRPGGFCAPNAQHAVRQARRLADNLLADLRGRPTTDYRHTYAGSVASLGLHKGVAQIYGVRVRGYPAWLAHRVYHLSKMPTRSRKAGVLLGWVQAALFHREAVAMAALSDPFAEFERAARS is encoded by the coding sequence GTGCACTCCGTGCCGAAGTCCCCGACCCGCGTCCTCGTCGTGGGGGGTGGCTACGTCGGGCTCAACGCGACGCTGCGGCTGCTGCACCGGCTGCGCCCGGGCGAGGCGGAGATCACCCTCGTCGACCCGCGCGGCTACATGACCTACCACCCGTTCCTGCCGGAGGCCGCGGCCGGCTCCATCGACGCCCGCAACGTCGTGGTCTCGTTGCGCCGCACGTTGTCGCACGTCGGGGGCGGGGCCGAGGTGGTCGCCGCCGACGTCGTGAAGATCGCCCACGGCGACCGCACCGCCCGCATCCGCTGCGCCGACGGCGCCGAACGCGACCTCGACTACGACGTGCTGGTCATGGCCCCGGGATCGGTCTCGCGCACCCTGCCGATCCCGGGCCTCGCCGAGCAGGCGATCGGGTTCAAGACCGTCGAGGAGGCCGTCCACCTGCGCAACCGGGTGCTCGCGCAGCTCGACCTCGCGGAGGCGAGCACCGAGGCGGACGGGCGACGTCGCGCGTTGACGTTCGTGTTCGTCGGGGGTGGCTACGCGGGGATCGAGGCCATCGCCGAGCTCGAGGACATGGCCCGCTACGCGACCCGCCTGCACCGCACGATCCGCCCCGCCGACCTGCGGTTCGTCCTCGTCGAGGCCACCGACCGGATCCTGCCCGAGGTCGGGTCGCGCCTGGGCCGCTACGCCGTCGACGTGCTGCGCTCGCGGGGCATCGACGTCGCGCTGGGCACCACGATGACGAGCTGCGTCGACGGCCGGGTCGTCCTCTCCGACGGCCGCGAGCTCGACGCCGCCACGATCGTCTGGACCGCGGGGGTGAAGGCGCACCCGCTGCTGGAGGCGACCGACCTCCCCCTCGACGAGCGGCGGCGTCTCGTCGTGGACGCCGACCTGCGGGTGCGGGGCGTGGAGGGGGCCTGGGGTGCGGGGGACAGCTGCGCCGTCCCCGACCTCACCCGGCCGGGTGGGTTCTGCGCCCCCAACGCCCAGCACGCCGTCCGACAGGCCCGCCGCCTCGCCGACAACCTCCTCGCCGACCTGCGGGGCAGGCCCACCACCGACTACCGGCACACCTACGCCGGGTCCGTGGCCTCCCTCGGCCTGCACAAGGGCGTCGCGCAGATCTACGGGGTGCGCGTGCGGGGCTACCCCGCGTGGCTGGCGCACCGCGTCTACCACCTGTCCAAGATGCCGACCCGCTCGCGCAAGGCCGGTGTGCTGCTCGGCTGGGTGCAGGCGGCGCTCTTCCACCGCGAGGCCGTGGCGATGGCGGCGTTGTCCGACCCCTTCGCCGAATTCGAACGGGCGGCGCGTTCCTGA
- a CDS encoding DUF501 domain-containing protein, with translation MTGSTPATQADLDSIAERLGRVPRGVVAIAHRCRCGRPDVVETAPRLPDGTPFPTTYYLVDPTAAGAISTLEAEGVMREMSEQLAADPDLATAYAAAHEDYLRRRAALGDADVPEIEGISAGGMPSRVKCLHALVGHALAAGPGVNPFGDQTLQRLAADGGWPAVCPHGPIA, from the coding sequence GTGACCGGTTCCACCCCCGCCACCCAGGCCGACCTGGACAGCATCGCCGAACGCCTGGGCCGGGTCCCGCGGGGAGTGGTCGCCATCGCCCACCGCTGCCGGTGCGGCCGCCCCGACGTCGTCGAGACCGCTCCGCGACTGCCCGACGGCACCCCGTTCCCCACGACGTACTACCTCGTCGACCCGACCGCCGCGGGTGCCATCAGCACCCTGGAGGCGGAGGGCGTCATGCGCGAGATGAGCGAGCAGCTCGCCGCCGACCCCGACCTCGCCACCGCCTACGCCGCCGCCCACGAGGACTACCTGCGCCGCCGTGCCGCTCTCGGCGACGCCGACGTCCCGGAGATCGAGGGCATCTCCGCCGGGGGGATGCCCTCGCGGGTGAAGTGCCTGCACGCCCTCGTCGGGCACGCCCTGGCCGCCGGCCCGGGGGTGAACCCGTTCGGGGACCAGACCCTGCAACGCCTCGCCGCCGACGGTGGCTGGCCCGCCGTCTGCCCGCACGGGCCGATCGCGTGA
- the eno gene encoding phosphopyruvate hydratase produces the protein MATIEAVGAREILDSRGNPTVEVEVLLDDGTFARAAVPSGASTGAYEANERRDGDKGRYLGKGVEQAVEAVIEEIGPALVGHDAHEQRIIDRVMLDLDGTPTKSRLGANAILGVSLAVAKAAASAADLPLFRYLGGPNAHVLPVPMMNIVNGGAHADTGVAIQEFMIAPIGASSFREALRWGAETYHALKAVLKERGLSTGLGDEGGFAPDLPSNKDALDLIVEAIGKAGYTAGSDIALALDVAATEFYGTDGYDFEGSKRSAEWMTGYYEGLVSEYPLVSIEDPLSEDDWDGWVHINNALGGKIQLVGDDLFVTNPERLQKGIDLGAGNSMLVKVNQIGSLTETLDAVDLAHRNGFSTMMSHRSGETEDTTIADLAVAVGSGQIKTGAPARSERVAKYNQLLRIEEELDDAAVYAGAKAFPRSAAFTGRA, from the coding sequence GTGGCCACCATCGAGGCCGTCGGAGCCCGCGAGATCCTGGATTCGCGCGGAAACCCCACCGTCGAGGTCGAGGTCCTCCTCGACGACGGCACGTTCGCCCGGGCGGCGGTGCCGTCGGGCGCCTCCACCGGCGCCTACGAAGCCAACGAACGTCGGGACGGCGACAAGGGTCGCTACCTGGGCAAGGGCGTCGAGCAGGCCGTCGAAGCCGTCATCGAGGAGATCGGGCCGGCGCTCGTCGGTCACGACGCCCACGAGCAGCGGATCATCGACCGGGTCATGCTCGACCTGGACGGCACCCCCACCAAGAGCCGCCTCGGCGCGAACGCCATCCTCGGTGTCTCCCTCGCCGTCGCGAAGGCCGCCGCCTCGGCCGCGGACCTGCCGCTGTTCCGCTACCTCGGTGGCCCGAACGCGCACGTCCTGCCCGTGCCGATGATGAACATCGTCAACGGTGGTGCGCACGCCGACACCGGCGTCGCCATCCAGGAGTTCATGATCGCCCCGATCGGTGCGTCGTCCTTCCGCGAGGCGCTGCGCTGGGGTGCGGAGACCTACCACGCGCTCAAGGCCGTCCTCAAGGAGCGCGGTCTTTCGACCGGCCTGGGTGACGAGGGCGGCTTCGCCCCCGACCTGCCCAGCAACAAGGACGCCCTCGACCTGATCGTCGAGGCCATCGGCAAGGCCGGCTACACCGCCGGTTCCGACATCGCGCTCGCGCTCGACGTCGCCGCGACCGAGTTCTACGGCACGGACGGCTACGACTTCGAGGGCTCGAAGCGTTCCGCGGAGTGGATGACCGGCTACTACGAGGGCCTCGTGTCCGAGTACCCGCTGGTCTCCATCGAGGACCCGCTCTCCGAGGACGACTGGGACGGCTGGGTGCACATCAACAACGCCCTCGGCGGCAAGATCCAGCTCGTGGGCGACGACCTGTTCGTCACCAACCCGGAGCGTCTGCAGAAGGGCATCGACCTCGGCGCGGGGAACTCGATGCTGGTCAAGGTGAACCAGATCGGTTCGCTCACCGAGACCCTCGACGCCGTGGACCTGGCCCACCGCAACGGTTTCAGCACCATGATGAGCCACCGTTCGGGCGAGACCGAGGACACCACGATCGCCGACCTGGCCGTCGCCGTGGGCTCGGGTCAGATCAAGACCGGCGCCCCGGCCCGTTCCGAGCGCGTCGCCAAGTACAACCAGCTCCTGCGCATCGAGGAGGAGCTCGACGACGCCGCGGTCTACGCCGGCGCCAAGGCCTTCCCGCGCTCGGCCGCCTTCACCGGGCGCGCCTGA
- a CDS encoding FtsB family cell division protein produces MGSRRPTAPRGPRSGGTAGRSAASRPGRGPGSTRRAAGAAPATRPAAAARGRSGATMSAAERRRTRGPRVLVLSVVALLLAIFLVPSLQKWLEQRSEIGRLNAQISQQQTDLSAAQAQEQRWKDDAYVITQARERLRFVMPGEVPYAVDGSTDADEVPPQQAATTVPKPSAAWYENIWESLRLAGNPDNAAPVKTPGLSGSSSSTTSK; encoded by the coding sequence ATGGGTTCGCGACGACCGACTGCGCCTCGCGGCCCCCGCTCGGGCGGGACCGCGGGGCGCAGTGCTGCCTCCCGCCCCGGTCGGGGTCCGGGCAGCACCCGCCGCGCGGCCGGCGCCGCACCGGCCACCCGTCCCGCCGCCGCCGCCCGCGGTCGCAGCGGGGCCACGATGTCGGCGGCCGAGCGGCGGCGCACCCGCGGTCCGCGCGTCCTCGTGCTCTCCGTCGTCGCGCTGCTGCTCGCGATCTTCCTCGTGCCCAGCCTGCAGAAGTGGCTCGAGCAGCGGTCCGAGATCGGCCGGCTGAACGCGCAGATCTCCCAGCAGCAGACCGACCTCAGCGCCGCGCAGGCCCAGGAGCAGCGCTGGAAGGACGACGCCTACGTCATCACCCAGGCGCGCGAGCGGCTGCGGTTCGTGATGCCCGGCGAGGTCCCCTACGCCGTCGACGGTTCGACCGACGCCGACGAGGTACCACCGCAGCAGGCCGCGACGACGGTGCCGAAACCCTCCGCCGCCTGGTACGAGAACATCTGGGAGTCGTTGCGCCTGGCGGGCAACCCCGACAACGCCGCCCCGGTCAAGACGCCGGGACTCTCCGGCAGTTCCAGCTCCACCACCTCGAAGTGA
- a CDS encoding SRPBCC family protein — protein MSTVSATTTRRIDAPAERVLAALADYRGTRPRLLPEQFTDYEVVEGGEGPGTQVRWKLHATKKRVRDVLAVVSSTDRHALVESDENSSMVTTWRVETDGPDASEVVVTSEWRGASGIGGFFERTFAPRGLDRIYGELLDNLADAVAR, from the coding sequence ATGAGCACCGTGAGCGCAACGACCACCCGACGGATCGACGCGCCCGCCGAGCGCGTCCTCGCCGCGCTGGCCGACTACCGCGGTACGCGTCCCCGGTTGCTGCCCGAGCAGTTCACCGACTACGAGGTCGTCGAGGGCGGGGAGGGACCGGGCACCCAGGTCCGCTGGAAGCTGCACGCGACCAAGAAGCGCGTCCGCGACGTCCTGGCCGTCGTCTCCTCCACCGACCGCCACGCCCTCGTCGAGAGCGACGAGAACTCCTCGATGGTCACGACGTGGCGCGTGGAGACCGACGGTCCCGACGCCTCCGAGGTCGTCGTGACCAGTGAGTGGCGCGGGGCGAGCGGCATCGGTGGATTCTTCGAGCGTACCTTCGCGCCGCGCGGACTGGACCGGATCTACGGTGAACTCCTCGACAACCTCGCCGACGCCGTCGCCCGCTGA
- a CDS encoding Bax inhibitor-1/YccA family protein — protein sequence MESKNPVFARSKEWKNNGYATFDAPSSAQRQAPPADASARTLEDWYQKPSATPAQSRRMTLDDVVVRTASLFAMLLVGAALAWFGDLKLLPAIGAALVAMVLGLWAQMSKKVRPGVMFAYAAFEGLFVGAISHAYASFYDGIVGQAVIGTLGAFAGMLIAYKTGIVRNSPRFTKILMIAGIGYLVFALANLAFSLLGGTNVYSIGGLGILVSAFGVVLASLFLVLDFDYIEQGIKNGLPVKESWRAGFGLMVTLVWLYLEILRLISILRGDN from the coding sequence ATGGAGAGCAAGAACCCGGTCTTCGCACGCAGCAAGGAATGGAAGAACAACGGCTACGCCACGTTCGACGCGCCCAGCAGCGCGCAGCGTCAGGCACCGCCGGCCGACGCTTCCGCCCGCACGCTGGAGGACTGGTACCAGAAGCCGTCCGCCACGCCGGCGCAGTCGCGCCGGATGACCCTGGACGACGTCGTCGTCCGCACGGCCTCGCTGTTCGCGATGCTGCTCGTCGGCGCGGCGCTCGCGTGGTTCGGTGACCTGAAGCTGCTCCCGGCGATCGGCGCGGCCCTCGTCGCGATGGTCCTGGGCCTGTGGGCGCAGATGTCCAAGAAGGTCCGCCCAGGCGTGATGTTCGCGTACGCGGCCTTCGAGGGTCTCTTCGTCGGGGCGATCTCGCACGCGTACGCGTCGTTCTACGACGGCATCGTCGGGCAGGCCGTCATCGGCACGCTCGGGGCCTTCGCCGGGATGCTCATCGCCTACAAGACGGGCATCGTCCGCAACAGCCCGCGCTTCACCAAGATCCTGATGATCGCGGGGATCGGCTACCTCGTCTTCGCGCTCGCGAACCTCGCGTTCTCGCTGCTCGGCGGCACCAACGTCTACTCCATCGGCGGCCTGGGGATCCTCGTCAGCGCCTTCGGCGTCGTCCTGGCCTCGCTGTTCCTCGTCCTCGACTTCGACTACATCGAGCAGGGCATCAAGAACGGCCTGCCGGTGAAGGAGTCCTGGCGCGCGGGCTTCGGCCTGATGGTGACGCTGGTCTGGCTGTACCTGGAGATCCTCCGACTGATCTCCATCCTGCGCGGCGACAACTGA
- a CDS encoding uracil-DNA glycosylase, whose amino-acid sequence MNSSTTSPTPSPAEHPATGRPFPSPVPPGSGWPGDPSAPDTPVAHDAAQVRALAVTDLAVTDLTVADLVGRACVCRACPRLVTWREDVAREKRRAYRDQPYWGRPVPSLGVDDPRVLVVGLAPAAHGGNRTGRMFTGDRSGDWIIAALHRAGLANQPTSVDAADGLALQRTRIVAPVRCAPPDNKPTTTERNTCAGWLDAELDLVTPSVRVLLVLGAFAWASALGSARRNGWVVPRPQPRFGHGAEAVLQGPHGPVHLLASYHVSQQNTSTGRLTVAMLDDVVGRAAQLGG is encoded by the coding sequence GTGAACTCCTCGACAACCTCGCCGACGCCGTCGCCCGCTGAGCACCCCGCGACGGGTCGCCCCTTCCCCTCGCCCGTCCCGCCGGGGAGCGGCTGGCCGGGGGACCCCTCGGCCCCCGACACCCCGGTCGCGCACGACGCGGCGCAGGTGCGGGCGCTCGCCGTCACCGACCTCGCCGTCACCGACCTCACCGTCGCCGACCTCGTGGGGCGGGCCTGCGTCTGCCGGGCCTGCCCGCGGCTGGTGACCTGGCGCGAGGACGTCGCCCGGGAGAAGCGCCGCGCCTACCGCGACCAGCCGTACTGGGGTCGACCCGTCCCCAGCCTCGGCGTGGACGACCCCCGGGTGCTCGTCGTCGGCCTGGCCCCGGCGGCGCACGGCGGGAACCGCACCGGCCGGATGTTCACCGGTGACCGTTCGGGGGACTGGATCATCGCCGCGCTGCACCGCGCGGGTCTCGCGAACCAGCCCACGTCCGTGGACGCCGCGGACGGACTCGCACTGCAGCGCACCCGGATCGTCGCGCCCGTGCGGTGCGCCCCACCGGACAACAAGCCCACCACGACGGAACGCAACACCTGCGCGGGCTGGCTGGACGCGGAGCTGGACCTCGTGACCCCGAGCGTGCGGGTGCTGCTCGTGCTGGGCGCGTTCGCGTGGGCGTCCGCGCTCGGGTCGGCCCGCCGCAACGGGTGGGTGGTGCCCCGGCCGCAGCCGAGGTTCGGGCACGGCGCCGAGGCCGTCCTGCAGGGCCCGCACGGTCCGGTGCACCTCCTCGCCAGCTACCACGTGAGCCAGCAGAACACCTCGACGGGGCGCCTCACCGTCGCGATGCTCGACGACGTCGTCGGACGCGCGGCGCAGCTGGGAGGTTAG